The Lolium rigidum isolate FL_2022 chromosome 2, APGP_CSIRO_Lrig_0.1, whole genome shotgun sequence genomic interval AGATGAATGGACATTCTAGCTTTCTTTTAAATAAATTTATAGACGATGTATCTATTGTTTTAGGTTAGCAGTAACTAATAAGCACTACTATGCTTAATCATATAGCACATATGTTTGCTAAACAATGACGATGAAGTCAAGCTTGCAATTTTTTATTTTAACTCGTATGGATGTACTTACCTGAATCGGGATGCGTGACTTTAACCACTTGACCCTAATTTCTTCGTACCAAATAGTAGTACAAAGATGGCTAGGGTTGTTGCTTTCCTCCAAGAAAACCCCCTCCACCGGTTGGCAACTAAGGCCAGGTGGCAGGAAGGAGGATGAGGGGGACTCGTCCATCCTTTCGCTGGTTGGCATCTAGGGACATGTTGGTaggaaggaggaggaaggggactcACCCGGTGGGTAGTCTTGTTTATTAAGAAACTGATGTGGAGTTACAATATTAAGTCATAGACTTGTCACTTCCATATGAACATTGGACACCAAATACATAACAAACATCACTTGATTCCAATTAGAGATAGAAGTTCAAACAAATTGAACAAATTACATCACATTGATAAGAGATATTATTTTTCTCTTTAAACCGAATCAATAATGCATAGTAAATTAAAACTTAAAATAAATTGACAATAACATTTTTCTTGATTGTGCCATGTGGGATGCGGCCACCCTGAATCGAATGAATCATGCACCTAACACTTAGGCATGTTCGTAGGACGAGGCCTCATTTTAGACTCTGGAGTATCGCCTTGTTTCACGATAAATGAGGTGCTCATCCCAAACACCGTATGCCGATCAAAGTGGCAATGCATGAACCACACACCTAACCAATCAAAGTATAGTTAAGCACACATTAGGGTACATATAAGAAAGATTCATGTAACTTGTTGAATGAAAAATGATTGTTAGATGCAGTTAAAATAACTTACCAGGATTTGTTGCTTTGAAGCGCATGGCGACCCAACCAGCCTTGGGCACGGTGACCGTGTTCTGGTATGGCGGGTCGACCAAGTTGTAGGTGGCTGGGTCCATGGTCTCGTTGAAGACCCCCAACCCTCTCCCTACCACGTAGAAGGCATATCCGTGCAGATGCATGGGGTGGTTTTCGGCACCGAGGATGTCGGTGTCCTGGAACACAATCTCCACTACGGCGCCGTACTCCAGCACCTTCACCTTTGTGCTGCGCTTTGTAGGCCAATACCTCCTGGATCCGTTAGTGTTGGTGAAGTTGAAGAGAAAGGGTGGGATGTTAGGGAAGTCTGGCTCGTAGACGCCTTGGATGGAGTAGTAGTATGCGTCGAGGATGTCAACGTGAGGGTCCTCGAAGCTGGCGTTGTTGAGGCTCGCCGCCAAGCGGGTGCCGCCTGGCCCGTCGCACGTCCCGTTCCCCGTGGTGCAAGGGAGAGTGTTGATTGCTAGGGTGATGAGCATGTGCTCATCGACTTCCATCGGCACCTTCACCGGGTGTTCCTTGCTGGCCAAAGACCGGAGCTGGGCTGTGTACCCTATCGCGACGGTGTCGTCTGTGTTGTTCGGAAGGTTGGGGAGGACAGGTGCCGCGCGACGCGCAGCGAGCGGCGCGTCCTTGTATTCAAGGATGGCCGTGGCGGTGCCGTTCTGGTACGCGAGCCGGGAGTTGGACAAGTACGTCTTCGAGGCCATGTAGTACCGGCCGGCGGACGGGGAACTCTTAGCCTCGAGGAGCGCGTCCATGGTCTGTCCAGGTGAGATCATGATCGTCTGGACGGTGAATGGCTTCAGGTAGCGGCCGTCGGTGCCGACGATGGTGAGATTGTGCCCGGCCACGCCGAAGAACATGTCGCCGTCGAGTCCAGCATTGATGATCCGTAGCAGGTACGTCTTCCCTCTCTGCACGCCCACATTGAAAGTGTCTTCCCTTCCGCACGGGTACAGGTCTCCGGGCTGGCCGTTAATGGTGTGTGCGTTCGAGTTATGAATCTCGCCGCCAGTCTTTAGGTACTCCTCTAATTGAAGGTTCAGATCGGTGCTCCACCACTCACCTGCATGCGTGAGTATTATTAGCcacggaatgatggaccaagaattttcaatactagctagctatatgtgtgtgtgtgtgccgtcCATACCGAGGATGATGGGTATCTCCTTGTGCAGCTTCGTGTAATTTACGAAGGGGTAGTCGGTGCCGTTCTTTGGGTGAACGATGAAGGCGCCGTGGACGCCGGCACGATCCAAGCCGCTGTGCGCATGCCACCAGATGGTGCCCTCCTCCTCGGACAGAAGGATCTCGTAAGTGAAATTGGTTCCTGGCTGGATGGGACACTGTGTTATGAACTCTGGCCCATCGTACCACGGGTTCTGGGGTTGGTCCACGCCGTGCCTGCGGACATGCCATTATTTCCAAGTTCGTTAGTTACGTCCGCATATACAGTATATACGAATGATCGATATGCAGCCGTAGTCAACTATATATGAGTTTATTTCTACATATATAACGTTTTTGCAATTACCAGTGGATGGTTATGTTCTTATCGCCTTGGTTGTGCACGTTCACGAACACCCATTCGCCCCTCCGGGCCGTGATGGTCGGGCCGGGGAACTGGCCGTTGACGGTGAGCAAGGTCTTGTTCTCGCAGAGCCTTGAGTAGCTAGTCTCCTTCACCTGCAAAATCACACGATCGACCGATGTCGTTAGTCTATGCAACCAAAATGCATGTATATATGCAAGGACATGAAAGAGACTTACGAAGAAATCATAGTAGTTATGCCCTTGCTTGGCGTCCTGAGCGAGGCCAACTGCTGCCCCAAGCATGAAGACTGCAGCAAGTAACCAAAGCATCGCCTGCATCTTAGCTACACCCGCCATTGCCTTGCCGGCCACAAAGTTTCGGCCGTCAGGTGGTACTAGCGAGCTGGCTAGCTTGGTAACACTTGCTTTGCTTGTTGTTGGAATTGAAGCAGCTTGTATGAGGTACTTATAGGAGCTGCTGAGGAAGAGAGATCAAACTTGCCGATCGATAAGGCCGATCGACCTAATGACTGGTCCATCCAACAGGCATGCATGGTTTAAAATACTTGTGCAATCAAACTGCTCCGaatatctcacatgatcacagTTAGCTGTCAAATCTCAAGAGTCTTCGCCGCAACGCACGACGGCCGGCCGGCCCGTCATTTCTCGATTAAGCTGTTTAATTGTTAATAATTCCAAAACGCGCGCACGCCTAAGTTAATTAGAGGAGTCGAGATTGGAAAACATATATGTGGAGATGCACACAAATCGTACTTTGGCGCGCACGTATTGTCAGCGATCACGCTGCTATCACATTATGCTTAATAATTAACCAGCTCTGGACTAGCTGTTTATTTTCTTCGGTGAAGCCATCAACCATGATATTTCTGATTAAGATCCCTTGGAGTAATAGAGTTTGTAATTCCTGAGACGTCAGCTGTGATATTCGCTGTTGTAATTTCATTTAAATTTAAGGGAAACTAAAATCCGCTGCCCAATCAAATCAAATTGTCAGCTCATGCTAACAACTGGGGCTGCTATCACCGAACGAGAATGTCAAGCGGGTTGCCGAACTGCATAATAACATGCATTCATACAGAGCATATGGTAATTAACTATTCTTCGAACTACTTTAGAACACCAACAACTAGAATGTTTTTTCGTGATTATGATGAACTGTTTGTCAACTCTGAAGCCACAACAGCTTAAATGTCACCTCAGGCAGCTGGACTGTGCTATCATTGAAAGAGAATGCCAGGTGGACGTCGGATTGCACTATAGCATGCATGGATGCAGAGCAAAGAGGTGATTAACTAATTTTTTAGCTACTAGAATACCAATAACTAGTTTCGAGTTCAGAGATCTATCACGGATGAATTAGTCGATTACAAAGGAATGTTTCGCCAACACTCTATACAGGCGGTTAGGATTTAACCCAAATATAAGAATGATGCCCAAACTCTAGAGGATCCGAGGCTAAAGAGGAGgtagaaaaaaaaagacaaacatCAGAGTGGTTGAGTTAAGTTGTGCCAGCGTGTAAAGCTGTTGTCGGATGTCGAACTGCGATGTCCCTCAGCCTTTGATCTTCACATCAACGTTGCGCATGACTTGACGAAGGCACAAAGCGGTAAGTCGACGTATGGCCGTTAGATGGAGGAACGACAGTTGCTGTATCTCTCACTTAACTGAAGTTGACAGAAACAGTAAACACCAAGTTTCAAAGATAAACATGGCATGACAACACCCCCAGATTCACAGTAGACTTATCCTAGGGCTGAAATTCTTGGAAGACTTTCTGAATGAAAGCTGAGTCCACCGAGGTAGTTTCATTCACTGACAGGTTCGCCCACTTAATGCGCCATTGTACCACAGGGATTATGATGTTGCTCTGAAATTTGCAAACGAATTTCCTTTCAACCATTGCTTCTGGTGCAAGCCATCCGATTTCAGTAATGGCACCTGAGGATTTGGGAAAGCAGTTCGACACTTGGACCCAGGTGTTGTTTCAGCCGGCTTACATGGAGAGTATCATACAATAGGTAGTTGTTAGGTAAGGCAATTTGTGAGAAACATTACCAACTTTTGCTATGGGAGTGCAGCTTTATGCATCTATGTAAACTCAAGGATGCGTGTCAATCAATACTATGGTGTCTATATGGTAGTAATTTGAAATACACCATATCACCCACTTTGAATTCCCTCTCCTTCTATCAGCATAGAGCTTTGGCCAAGTTTTGCTTTATTTGATTTGAGATATCAGTCTGACTCATAGATGGTTCAGTGTCCTAAGTAGGTAGTACCAATTATGCAAGCAAAGGTGGTGGCCTCCCATATAGAGCATGAAGGGGAGTCATTTTTAGGGAAGTGTGGAAGTTGGTATTGTACCAACATTATGCCTTAGATAGTCATTTATCCCACCGTTTATGGTGTTGAAAAGCAATGCATCTGAGATACTAGTTCTCATGGCCTTGGTTTACCCTTTCAGTTTGACAAACTATCCGAGGATGGTAGGAAGTACTGAAGACTATTTTACTCCCAAGACTTAAATATTGCCATAGAATGATGGAAAAACATCCCTCCGTCATCGACTATTTCATCTATAATAGATCCCTAAAATCGAAGCTATTTCATGCGTATTTTCTGAATATTTGCATCACTAGCTAGTTCGTCAGGCCAGAGCCTATCAATTGGATTTATAGTGACTTGGATGGTTCAGTGCTGCTGGAATTATATTTCTTCTTGTTTTGATAGTAAAATATATGCCCTTGTGTGGGTTCCACTTTATCTGCCACATGCTTGTGTAGGTTCCACTGTGTTGGTGCATTCCTATCTATGTAGATATTCTCTGCACCTATTCATATTTACATCAAAGTGGTTTCCTCTGGGACTAATGCTTGCACAAGTTGTCTACCACTCTATGCAGAAATTATATGATCGGCAAAAAGAACTTATTTTACATGGAGAGCGAGTTGTACTTGCAACACTTTATTTTGACCTTAATGTGCGTGCACTATCCTTACAAGCCCCTTACTgaaacaataaagaaattcaAGATTACTCATAATGTGCTTCCTCAGGCTGCCTGGAATTTTGTCAATGATGGGTATGCTAATTCTACCCTTGCTCTCTTTAGCAATACCAGTACTCAGTTTATGTCTGTACTACATGCTAAAAAGGTTGTACACTCTACATGATTCTTACTTCACTTTGCCTGCAATTCGAGCCTCAACATATTGCAGCAGGTGCTCTCTTTTTGGCCTGAAGGTTTCTCAAAGTGAAGTTTCTTCCAGATTATGGTGAGAAGGCTTCGTATCAGGATTTTGATGTGACACCAAGACAACTGGAAGGTTGGTTCCTGGATGTTGAAGTCATTAATTAGAAATTTCCTGCTTGCTTTGGTTGATGTGTTTCTTGCATTCAGTTTGAGTACTCCTTTTGACTAATGACCAGTGTTGTTACCATTCGTGACCTGAACTTTAAACTTGTATTCGGAGGCACCTTGGATAGCAATACAACTCCTCTTGGATCCTCTTTGCATAGGTTTGCTGTACGAACAAAGAGCTACATAAAATTTCAGTAAATGAAAATAGTGAAGCCCAAACTGGAAAGGATACGGAAATTGAGCTACGTTAACAACCTTTTGTGTTTGCTCTATGAAGTAGTGTGGTAGCATGAGATAGAACATATACCATGGTATGTATAATTATCGTTAAGATGGCATGGCATCCAAATACAAAAATCTGGAACGAAATGGAGAAGGACAACAAAAGAGAAGGATTTACCTTCTTTTCTTATTAGGTGTTACAAATATATGTTTCGCTGTAGTTCCAACGATGTCTACTTGAAAAGTAGGCAATGAATCTTTTCAGTTTTACCGTTTTGACTCCTGAACATTTGATGGTACCAAATCCACACCTCAATATGCTGAGCGGTCTACACTCAAGAACGAAGTTCCCCATGTGTGTTGTAGGCCGCAGATATCTAGAGCGCAGTTATAGTtacaattaattttatttatccacAAATTAGTTGCACTTATGTTGCCTTGCTGTCTCGAATCAACGCATTTGATTTCTTGGTATTAACTTTGATGGTTCTTTGTAGTATTCACTTTCGTACGCAATATTGTTGAGCTATTAGCATTTAGCaggtatagtccacggttttcatgGAGATTACAATTATTATTACAACTAAATAGGCTATGGAATCTGCAAGCTTTGGTGCTCTGCTTTACTTTAAAAAGACAGACACACCTTTGTGGGCAATGTAAACTATATGTATTCAAACTCATCATGAGCATCTGCATTTAAGGTTTTGGCAATTTTTCTATAATAAATCTATTCTCCTGTGCTGCAGCCAAAAACAGCAACCTGACATGCGTTTTCAGTCTATGCTTGTTCAAACAATCTACAATTGATGTATAAACTTGGATGGTTCAGTGATGCTGGAATTACATTTGTTCTTGTTTTGATAGTCAAATATATGCCCTTGTGTGGGTTCCACTTTATCTGCCACATGCTTGTGTAGGTTCCACTGTGTTGGTGCATTCCTATCTATGTTGATATTCTCTGCACCTATTCATATTTACATCAAAGTGGTTTCCTTTGGGACAAATGTTTGCACAAGTTGTCTACCACTCTATGCACAAATTATATGATCGGCAAAAAGAACTTATTTTACATGGAGAGCGAGTTGTACTTGCAACACTTTGTGTTGACCTTAATGTGCGTGCACTATCCTTACAAGCCCCTTACTgaaacaataaagaaattcaAGATTACTCATAATGTGCTTCCTCAGGCTGCCTGGAATTTTGTCAATGATGGGTATGCTAATTCTACCCTTGCTCTCTTTATCAATACCAGTACTCAGTTTATGTCTGTACTACATGCTAAAAAGGTTGTACACTCTACATGATTCTTACTTCACTTTGCATGCAATTCGAGCCTCAACATATTGCAGCAGGTGCTCCCTTTTTGGTCCGAAGGTTTCTCAAAGTGAAGTTTCTTCCAGATTATGGTGAGAAGGCTTCGTATCAGGATTTTGATGTGACACCAAGACAACTGGAAGGTTGGTTCCTGGATGTTGAAGTCATTAGTTCAAAATTTCCTGCTTGCTTTGGTTGATGTGCTTCTTGCATTCAGTTTGAGCACTCCTTTTGATTAATGACCACTGTTGTTACCATTCGTAacctgaacttttttttttttcgaaatggggtatccccagcctctgcatcaattgatgcatgcggCTTTCTTTATTAAAACGAATCCAGTTATtacaagtagcaaaataaaaaaattcaaaacttattacagcTCATGGATCACCCAAAGTTGCTACAAAAACAAGCCATCTAAAAACCACTAGCATGAAACGCCTTTGCATCATCATGATAGTCTTCGATCAGCACGCCAACCGCACCGGCTGTAAAAATCCCGTGCTACCGTTGCCagtcggttgcacccaatatccatggCAAGGCGCTCCTCCTCTGGGCGCAGAtaggaccacatatggatccaatgGGTAGCCAAAGGAATAACCTGCAGAAATGATAGaaagtttttttttgtcaaaaatgcAATTATTACGTACGTTCCATATTGCCCAAAGCAAGGCACATACTCCAACTCTAATGTGAGCTTTACTCTTTTTGTCTACCCCATTTAGCCATTTTCCAAACAAATTAGTTATATTCAATGGCGGGGGTATATTGAAAGTCATGTACACTATCTTCCAGATCAACTTAGTAAAAGGACAAGATATAAAAAGATGATGTATTGTCTCttcttgatcacaaaaacaacatttggtAGAACCATTCCAATTTCGTTTGACCAAATTATCTTTCGTAAGAATCACTTTCTTGtggaggaaccacataaaaatctttatttttagtGGCACCTTCAACTTCCAAATATGTTTCTTGAGAGAAATTGTATGTCCAGAGAGGAGATCATTGTACATGGACTTCACCGAAAAAACACCAGAAGCCGTTAAGTTCCATTTGAATCTATCCTCACTATCATTTAACTGTACCATAATAAGCCTGTGTAATAGATGTGTCCATCTTTCCCATTTGTTGTCATTTAAAGTCCTCCTAAAACTAATATTAAGAGGGTTCGTCGCAAGCACATTTTCAACCGTGACATTTTTATGATTTACAATATTATAAAGTGACGGGTATTCTTCCGCCAAAGATTTATGACCTAACCAAATGTCCTCCCAGAATCTGGTGTTCATCCCATTACCAACCACAAAAGAACCCCGAGATAAAAACTCCTCCTTTACTTTCATTAAGCCCTTCCAAAAAGGCGAGTCACTTGGTTTTGCTGAAACTTGTGACAAAGTTTTAGAATGCAGGTATTTCTTAGTGAGCAGCTCTTGCCAAATTCCCTCCTCATTAAAAAGTTTGTAAAGCCACTTGCTAAGCAAACTCTTATTTTTTAAATCTAGAACCTCTACTCCCAAACCGCCCTGGTCCCTGGGTCTACATATAATATTCCATTTCGTTAGCCTGTATTTCTTCTTGTGACCATCACTTTGCCAAAAGAACCGGGACCTAAAAAAATCTAGCCTTTTCCGTACACCTTTCGGAATCTCGAGAAAAGAAAGCATAAACATTGGCAGGCTAGTTAAAACCGAGTTAATCGAACCAACCTATCGCCATATGACAAAAGTTTCCCAATCCAACTACTTAATTTTGTCTCAAACCTGTCCTCCACCGGTTTCCATTCACCGTTTCTCAATTTGCGGAAATGGATAGGAATCCCTAGATATCTAAAAGGAAGTGAACCTATGTCACAACCAAAAAGAGATTTATAATCATCCTCCCTCTGTTtggcctttccaaaacaaaaaagttcacttttatggaagtttatcTTTAGGCCTGACAATTGTTCAAAGATACATAACACTAACTTCATGTTAAGTGcctttttcaagatcatgttgCATAAATAATATGGTATCGTCAGCATATTGAAGAATAGACAAGCCCCCGTCAACTAAATGTGGAATAAGACCCTCCACTTGGCCATCTTCTTTTGCCCTCGCAATCAgaatagcaagcatatccgctACGATGTTAAATAAAATTGGTGACATTGGATCCCCTTGACGCAATCCTTTTTTAGTTTGGAAATAATGACCTATGTCATTATTTACCCGGATCCCCACACTACCCTTCTCTATAAATTTTTGTATCCAGGTACACCATTTAGGATCAAAGCCTTTCATTCGCAGCGCTTGTTGCAAGAAAGACCAATTTACCTtgtcatatgccttttcaaaatctattttAAACAAAACACCATCCAGATTTTTCTTATGGAGTTCATGTATGGTTTCATGTAGAATAACTACTCCCTCTAGAATATGTCTGCCAGGCATGAAAGCACTTTGGGTTGGTTGTATAACATTTTCAGCTATTGTGGATACTCGATTCGTCCCTACTTTGGTGAAgattttgaaacaaacatttaACAGACAAATGGGACGGTACTGCTGTATTTGAATagcattttcttttttaggtaAAAGAATTATGGTCCCATAATTCAAGTGAAACAGAGGTAGCTCACCTCTGTGAAAACACTCAAACATAGCCATTAAATCATCTTTTAGAAAGTCCCAACATACTTGATAAAACTCCGCCGGGAATCCATCTGGTCCCGGGGCCTTATTTTTCTCCATTTGTGCCACTGCTTTTTTAACCTCATCCTCTGTAAAATTCGCAATCAAAATTTCATTTTCGTCGTTCGAGATTTGTTTGATGTCATGATTTACTGTTTCAACCAGAGTACAAGAACTCGGTTGTGGTGGTCCAAATAGATTCTTGTAATAATCAgatatatatgtcttcaaattttCCTGACCCATAATGGTTCCTTCATCTTGCTCTAACTGGTAAATCTTCTTTCTACGATGTTTACCATTTGCAATTAAGTGAAAATATTTAGTATTATCCCCGCCTTCTTGGATATGTTTAACTTTAGCTCTCTGTAGCCACTTAGACTCCTCATCGCGGCGTAACTTAGCTAGATCATCGTTAGCCTTGCGCAAAACGGCTCTCTCCTCCTCGTCTAGCGGAACTGTCTCCGCTTTACAATCAAGGACATCAATAATGTGTGATAATCTATCTCTTTCGGCTTTGTAAACCCCACTTAAATTTCGTGCCCATCCCCGGAGAAATTGCCTAAGATGTCTTATCTTATTTTGCCATTTCTCCATATCATTATTCCCACTT includes:
- the LOC124690653 gene encoding putative laccase-9; protein product: MAGVAKMQAMLWLLAAVFMLGAAVGLAQDAKQGHNYYDFFVKETSYSRLCENKTLLTVNGQFPGPTITARRGEWVFVNVHNQGDKNITIHWHGVDQPQNPWYDGPEFITQCPIQPGTNFTYEILLSEEEGTIWWHAHSGLDRAGVHGAFIVHPKNGTDYPFVNYTKLHKEIPIILGEWWSTDLNLQLEEYLKTGGEIHNSNAHTINGQPGDLYPCGREDTFNVGVQRGKTYLLRIINAGLDGDMFFGVAGHNLTIVGTDGRYLKPFTVQTIMISPGQTMDALLEAKSSPSAGRYYMASKTYLSNSRLAYQNGTATAILEYKDAPLAARRAAPVLPNLPNNTDDTVAIGYTAQLRSLASKEHPVKVPMEVDEHMLITLAINTLPCTTGNGTCDGPGGTRLAASLNNASFEDPHVDILDAYYYSIQGVYEPDFPNIPPFLFNFTNTNGSRRYWPTKRSTKVKVLEYGAVVEIVFQDTDILGAENHPMHLHGYAFYVVGRGLGVFNETMDPATYNLVDPPYQNTVTVPKAGWVAMRFKATNPGVWFMHCHFDRHTVFGMSTSFIVKQGDTPESKMRPRPTNMPKC